The following are encoded together in the Gasterosteus aculeatus chromosome 7, fGasAcu3.hap1.1, whole genome shotgun sequence genome:
- the synj1 gene encoding synaptojanin-1 isoform X17, which yields MAFSKGYRIYHKLDPPPYSVIVETRSREECLMFESGAVAVLSAAEKEAIKNSYAKILDAYGVLGVLRLNLGDSMLHSLVVVTGCSSVGKVQDSEVFRVTQTDFISLNNDPGDEDRIAEVRKVLNSGHFYFAWSATGVSMDLSLNAHRRILEDTTDNRFFWNQSLHLHLKHYGVNCDDWLLRLMCGGVEVRTIYAGHKQAKACIFSRLSSERAGTRFNVRGTNDDGQVANFVETEQVIFLDDKVSSFIQIRGSIPLFWEQPGIQKKSIKGVLLHLNENRRPNGMDENPHLVGSHRVKLSRGFEANAPAFERHFTALRRLYGKQVIINLLGGKEGEHMLSKAFQSHLKASEHTAAVKMVNFDYHQNVKGGKADKLHSVLKPYLTKFIDECGFFYYSGETGIVRTQGGTLRTNCLDCLDRTNSVQAFFALEMLPKQLEEMSLTEKPQLVARFQEVFRTMWSANGDSVSKIYAGTGALDGKAKAGKLKDGARSVTRTIQNNFFDSSKQEAIDILRLGSTLNSDLADKARALLTTSSLYVTEPILQSASPRVLLGMCQNHHKYTRPKQIRVCVGTWNVNGGKQFRSIAFRNQTLNDWLLDAPKKAGHPEFQDSKANPIDIFAIGFEEMVELNAGNIVSASTTNQKLWAAELQKNISRDHKYVLLASEQLVGVCLFVFIRPQHAPFIRDVAVDTVKTGMGGATGNKGGVAIRLLFHTTSICFVCSHFAAGQSQVKERNDDYSEITRRLTFPMGRLLYSHDYVFWCGDFNYRISMPNEEVKELIKQQNWDALTAGDQLLDQKNAGLVFRGFIEGKLDFAPTYKYDLFSEDYDTSEKCRTPAWTDRILWKRRKWNFNQTAEAMNVVGAASTSGETDDDPDNPWSAGTLKYYGRAELKTSDHRPVVSIIDVDILEVDPEARHQVYKEVIALQGPPDGTILVSLCSSGPDDYFDDALIDELLDKFAQFGEVILIRFVEEKMWVTFLEGYSALAALSLSASTVLGKMLDIRLKSPGWIKSLEEEMSVERICGSIPTSASSTLLAEDTDMGDDDYDMEGDVEDEVEEILPQHLQPGAGSGPGSSPLPSPRGSPCPSPTHGEPVAPGRSGRGGQPSRPSQGPPVDFQPGAPTSLEPKRPPPPRPHAPPARPAPPQRPPPPSGGMSPMPVRKGSAARGQVAVGAPGPGGAPRPNIPPRAGVISVPPQSRPQPPSHPGAPRPIPEVHPGAPRPIPDTHPGAPRPVATGQVKPTDLPLGPPSSGPPPAEPAAARPQAPSPMQAPMQPQKAAPTAQAPSPMQPQPAAPMGQAPSPMQTPMQTPMQTPMQPQQATPTGQVPSAMQPQHAGPTVQLPPPMQPTYSQPQQAPKAGPLAAATAGSPQGLSSPKAPPRSRSSHALPPDAAKSETAPAMQTNGLNGIQREAQWKPDPLDTLASGFLSSSSSSSSSFSSSWHTTQSLTRGSSLRSPPSAPSSTAAASCPLPPSTSFHPSALYPSSSPSFSLSTPSPVVAASLLPPPPAPSRSRSQETLRASPGPFLTDPLPARPNSTNPFTGPVPLQQHRRPLTPDFSVQRPAPTPSVQRTTSALSQPLVPAAHAFQLQRAASLFDPPSAVPSAPAPLLPAGPSPFPSLPLAPAACIPPVLAPRRQPSPPGGKPKPRWVTFDDDLDFRPPTKGPQAPVLPASYLVPQILPSSFVFDSEPDWLTSAPSVFPTLPPPTPSRTVNSNAKPPGGPGSDCFPPRDPS from the exons ATGGCCTTCAGCAAGGGATATCGCATCTACCACaagctggacccccccccctacagtGTCATAGTGGAAACCAGGAGCCGGGAAGAATGCCTCATGTTTGAATCCGGCGCCGTCGCTGTTCTGT CGGCGGCAGAGAAGGAGGCCATTAAAAACTCCTACGCCAAGATCCTCGATGCTTATGGCGTCCTGGGCGTCCTCCGCCTGAACCTGG GGGACTCCATGCTCCACAGTCTGGTGGTTGTGACAGGATGCAGCTCTGTGGGGAAGGTGCAGGACTCTGAGGTTTTCAGGGTCACACAGACAGACTTTATATCCCTGAATAATGATCCAGGGGACGAAGACCGGATCGCTGAAGTGCGAAAGGTCTTGAACTCTGGACACTTCTACTTTGCCTGGTCTGCCACTGGTGTCAGCATGGACTTGAGTCTCAATGCACATCGCAGGATCCTAGAGGACACTACGGATAACCGCTTCTTTTG GAACCAATCTCTGCACCTGCACCTGAAGCACTACGGAGTGAACTGCGACGACTGGCTCCTGAGGCTGATGTGTGGTGGTGTGGAGGTCAGGACCATCTATGCAGGCCACAAACAGGCCAAGGCCTGCATCTTCTCCCGCCTCAGCTCGGAGCGGGCCGGCACTCGATTCAACGTCCGAGGAACCAACGACGACGGACAGGTGGCCAACTTTGTGGAGACTGAACAG GTTATTTTCCTGGATGACAAAGTCTCGTCCTTCATACAGATCCGTGGGTCCATTCCCCTTTTCTGGGAACAGCCAGGAATCCAG AAAAAGTCCATTAAGGGTGTTTTGTTGCACCTGAATGAGAATCGACGCCCTAATGGGATGGATGAGAACCCCCACCTG GTCGGTTCTCATCGTGTCAAACTCTCGAGGGGATTCGAGGCAAATGCTCCAGCCTTCGAAAG GCACTTTACAGCACTGCGGAGGTTGTACGGCAAACAGGTGATCATCAACCTGCTCGGGGGTAAGGAAGGGGAACACATGCTCAGCAAAGCTTTTCAG agTCACCTGAAGGCATCAGAGCACACGGCGGCTGTGAAGATGGTTAACTTTGACTACCATCAAAATGTGAAGGGGGGCAAAGCAGACAAACTCCACAGTGTCCTCAAACCTTACCTCACCAAGTTCATCGACGAGTGTGGCTTCTTCTACTACTCTGGAGAGACCGGCATTGTGAG GACTCAGGGTGGGACCCTTAGGACCAACTGCCTGGACTGCTTGGATAGAACCAACAGTGTCCAGGCCTTCTTTGCACTGGAG ATGCTGCCgaagcagctggaggaaatGAGTCTCACAGAGAAGCCCCAGCTGGTGGCCAGGTTCCAGGAGGTCTTCAGGACCATGTGGTCTGCCAATGGGGACTCCGTCAGTAAGATCTACGCGGGGACCGGTGCCCTGGATGGCAAGGCCAAG GCGGGGAAGCTAAAAGATGGCGCTCGCTCTGTGACCAGGACCATCCAGAACAACTTCTTTGACAGCTCCAAGCAGGAGGCCATCGACATCCTGAGGCTGGGCTCCACGCTCAACAGTGACTTGGCAGATAAGGCTCGGGCCTTGCTCACCACTTCCAGTCTTTATG TCACTGAGCCCATCTTACAATCAG CCTCCCCAAGAGTATTGCTGGGAATGTGTCAGAACCACCATAAATACACAAGGCCCAAGCAGATCCGGGTGTGCGTCGGCACCTGGAATGTCAACGGGGGTAAACAATTTCGCAGCATTGCCTTCCGCAACCAGACTCTCAACGACTGGCTGTTGGACGCTCCAAAGAAGGCGGGGCATCCTGAGTTCCAGG ACAGCAAAGCAAACCCCATAGATATCTTTGCCATCGGTTTTGAGGAAATGGTCGAACTAAATGCTGGAAATATCGTCAGTGCCAG CACTACGAACCAGAAACTGTGGGCCGCTGAgctacaaaaaaacatttcgcGGGACCACAAGTATGTGCTGCTTGCTTCAGAGCAGCTGGTgggagtgtgtctgtttgtcttcatccgCCCGCAGCACGCGCCCTTCATCAG GGACGTTGCTGTTGATACTGTCAAGACTGGCATGGGCGGGGCCACAGGCAACAAAGGAGGTGTGGCCATCCGCCTGCTCTTCCATACCACCAGCATCTGCTTCGTCTGCTCCCACTTTGCAGCCGGCCAGTCACAGGTCAAGGAGAGGAATGACGACTACAGCGAGATCACACGCAGACTCACCTTCcccatg GGTCGTCTGCTGTACTCGCACGACTACGTTTTCTGGTGCGGGGACTTCAACTATCGAATCAGCATGCCCAACGAGGAAGTGAAAGAGCTGATCAAACAGCAGAACTGGGATGCCTTGACAGCTGGGGACCAGTTGTTGGACCAGAAGAATGCTGGTTTG GTGTTCCGGGGTTTCATCGAGGGGAAGTTGGATTTTGCTCCCACCTATAAATATGACCTCTTCTCTGAAGATTATGACACCAGTGAGAAGTGCCGCACACCAGCCTGGACTGACCGCATCCTCTGGAAGAGGAGAAAGTGGAACTTTAACCAAACAG CTGAGGCGATGAATGTAGTAGGAGCAGCTTCTACATCTGGGGAGACCGACGACGATCCAGATAACCCCTGGAGCGCTGGCACTCTGAAGTACTATGGCAGGGCTGAGCTTAAGACCTCGGACCACAG GCCCGTTGTTTCCATAATAGACGTGGACATCCTGGAGGTCGACCCGGAGGCGCGGCACCAGGTCTACAAGGAAGTCATTGCCCTGCAGGGGCCTCCGGACGGCACCATCCTGGTGTCGCTCTGCTCCTCCGGCCCGGACGACTACTTTGACGATGCTCTCATAGACGAGCTGCTGGACAAGTTTGCTCAATTCGGAGAGGTCATCCTCATCAG GTTTGTCGAGGAGAAGATGTGGGTGACTTTCCTGGAAGGTTACTCTGCTCTCGCTGCGCTTTCTCTCAGCGCTTCCACT GTCCTCGGCAAGATGCTCGACATCCGTCTGAAGAGTCCCGGCTGGATCAAgagtctggaggaggagatgagtgTGGAGAGAATCTGTGGAAGCATCCCCACCTCTGCCAGCTCCACCCTGCTCGCCGAGGACACGGACATGGGCGATGATGATTATGACATGGAAG GGGATGTCGAagacgaggtggaggagatcCTCCCCCAGCATCTTCAGCCTGGAGCCGGCTCGGGCCCTGGatcctcccctctgccctccCCCCGCGGTAGTCCCtgtccctcccccacccacggAGAACCCGTGGCCCCCGGCAGGTCTGGTCGCGGAGGACAACCGTCCCGTCCATCACAAG gGCCTCCTGTTGACTTCCAGCCTGGTGCCCCCACATCTCTAGAGCCCAAACGCCCGCCCCCGCCTCGTCCCCACGCCCCCCCAGCCAGACCAGCACCTCCCCAGCGCCCACCGCCACCTTCAG GAGGCATGAGCCCTATGCCAGTTAGGAAGGGCTCTGCAG CTCGAGGTCAGGTGGCAGTGGGAGCTCCTGGACCTGGAGGTGCTCCCAGACCC AATATCCCTCCTCGAGCCGGGGTAATCAGTGTGCCTCCTCAGTCTCGCCCGCAACCTCCCTCTCATCCCGGAGCACCCAGACCCATCCCGGAGGTGCATCCCGGGGCCCCTCGGCCCATCCCAGACACCCACCCTGGAGCCCCTCGACCTGTGGCCACTGGCCAGGTCAAACCGACTGACCTTCCTCTGG GTCCCCCCTCCTCGGGCCCCCCTCCTGCAGAGCCCGCTGCAGCAAGACCCCAGGCTCCATCCCCTATGCAGGCACCCATGCAGCCCCAAAAAGCCGCCCCTACGGCTCAGGCTCCATCACCGATGCAGCCCCAGCCAGCCGCCCCTATGGGTCAGGCTCCATCGCCCATGCAGACGCCCATGCAGACGCCCATGCAGACGCCCATGCAGCCCCAACAAGCGACCCCTACGGGTCAGGTTCCATCGGCCATGCAGCCCCAACACGCCGGCCCTACGGTTCAGCTCCCACCACCGATGCAGCCCACGTACTCACAGCCACAGCAGGCCCCTAAAGCGGGGCCCCTCGCCGCCGCCACGGCTGGCTCTCCACAAGGTCTGTCCTCTCCTAAGGCCCCGCCTCGTTCCCgctcctctcacgctctgcCACCTGATGCTGCCAAGTCCGAGACGGCCCCGGCTATGCAG ACCAACGGACTGAATGGAATCCAAAGAGAAGCACAATGGAAGCCCGACCCCCTCGACACACTTGCTTctggtttcctctcctcctcctcctcctcgtcctcctcgttctcctcgtCCTGGCACACCACCCAGTCTCTGACCCGGGGCTCCTCCCTgcgctctcccccctctgctccctcgTCCACGGCCGCCGCCTcctgccctctccctccctccacctccttccatccctccgCTCTCTATCCGTCGTcgtccccctccttctccctttccaCCCCGTCCCCCGTCGTCGCCGCCTCCTTGCTCCCGCCTCCTCCGGCGCCGTCTCGCAGCCGCTCGCAGGAGACGCTGCGCGCCTCCCCCGGCCCCTTCCTGACCGACCCGCTGCCCGCCCGCCCGAACAGCACCAATCCCTTCACAGGCCCCGTGCCGCTTCAGCAGCACCGCCGCCCGCTCACGCCGGACTTCAGCGTCCAGCGTCCCGCCCCGACGCCCAGCGTTCAGAGGACCACGTCCGCTCTCTCCCAACCACTCGTCCCCGCCGCGCACGCCTTCCAGCTCCAGAGGGCCGCGTCCCTGTTCGACCCGCCATCCGCTGTTCCTTCGGCGCCGGCCCCTCTGCTCCCCGCCGGCCCGTCCCCTTTCCCCTCCCTGCCGCTGGCGCCGGCCGCGTGCATCCCGCCCGTCCTCGCGCCCCGTCGCCAGCCGTCTCCTCCGGGGGGGAAACCGAAGCCGCGCTGGGTCACTTTTGACGACGATTTGGACTTTCGACCTCCGACCAAAGGGCCGCAGGCCCCCGTCCTCCCCGCCAGCTACCTAGTGCCCCAAATTCTGCCCTCGAGCTTCGTGTTTGACTCCGAGCCCGACTGGTTGACCTCGGCCCCTTCGGTGTTCCCGACCCTACCTCCTCCCACCCCGAGTAGAACTGTGAACAGTAACGCGAAGCCCCCAGGGGGCCCCGGCAGCGACTGCTTCCCCCCCAGGGATCCCTCTTAA
- the synj1 gene encoding synaptojanin-1 isoform X5, which yields MAFSKGYRIYHKLDPPPYSVIVETRSREECLMFESGAVAVLSAAEKEAIKNSYAKILDAYGVLGVLRLNLGDSMLHSLVVVTGCSSVGKVQDSEVFRVTQTDFISLNNDPGDEDRIAEVRKVLNSGHFYFAWSATGVSMDLSLNAHRRILEDTTDNRFFWNQSLHLHLKHYGVNCDDWLLRLMCGGVEVRTIYAGHKQAKACIFSRLSSERAGTRFNVRGTNDDGQVANFVETEQVIFLDDKVSSFIQIRGSIPLFWEQPGIQKKSIKGVLLHLNENRRPNGMDENPHLVGSHRVKLSRGFEANAPAFERHFTALRRLYGKQVIINLLGGKEGEHMLSKAFQSHLKASEHTAAVKMVNFDYHQNVKGGKADKLHSVLKPYLTKFIDECGFFYYSGETGIVRTQGGTLRTNCLDCLDRTNSVQAFFALEMLPKQLEEMSLTEKPQLVARFQEVFRTMWSANGDSVSKIYAGTGALDGKAKAGKLKDGARSVTRTIQNNFFDSSKQEAIDILRLGSTLNSDLADKARALLTTSSLYVTEPILQSASPRVLLGMCQNHHKYTRPKQIRVCVGTWNVNGGKQFRSIAFRNQTLNDWLLDAPKKAGHPEFQDSKANPIDIFAIGFEEMVELNAGNIVSASTTNQKLWAAELQKNISRDHKYVLLASEQLVGVCLFVFIRPQHAPFIRDVAVDTVKTGMGGATGNKGGVAIRLLFHTTSICFVCSHFAAGQSQVKERNDDYSEITRRLTFPMGRLLYSHDYVFWCGDFNYRISMPNEEVKELIKQQNWDALTAGDQLLDQKNAGLVFRGFIEGKLDFAPTYKYDLFSEDYDTSEKCRTPAWTDRILWKRRKWNFNQTAEAMNVVGAASTSGETDDDPDNPWSAGTLKYYGRAELKTSDHRPVVSIIDVDILEVDPEARHQVYKEVIALQGPPDGTILVSLCSSGPDDYFDDALIDELLDKFAQFGEVILIRFVEEKMWVTFLEGYSALAALSLSASTVLGKMLDIRLKSPGWIKSLEEEMSVERICGSIPTSASSTLLAEDTDMGDDDYDMEGDVEDEVEEILPQHLQPGAGSGPGSSPLPSPRGSPCPSPTHGEPVAPGRSGRGGQPSRPSQEDLSPSPVRREFPGPPVDFQPGAPTSLEPKRPPPPRPHAPPARPAPPQRPPPPSGGMSPMPVRKGSADCGEFPSPLFGRRGSQGAKSPALPRPDAARGQVAVGAPGPGGAPRPNIPPRAGVISVPPQSRPQPPSHPGAPRPIPEVHPGAPRPIPDTHPGAPRPVATGQVKPTDLPLGPPSSGPPPAEPAAARPQAPSPMQAPMQPQKAAPTAQAPSPMQPQPAAPMGQAPSPMQTPMQTPMQTPMQPQQATPTGQVPSAMQPQHAGPTVQLPPPMQPTYSQPQQAPKAGPLAAATAGSPQGLSSPKAPPRSRSSHALPPDAAKSETAPAMQTNGLNGIQREAQWKPDPLDTLASGFLSSSSSSSSSFSSSWHTTQSLTRGSSLRSPPSAPSSTAAASCPLPPSTSFHPSALYPSSSPSFSLSTPSPVVAASLLPPPPAPSRSRSQETLRASPGPFLTDPLPARPNSTNPFTGPVPLQQHRRPLTPDFSVQRPAPTPSVQRTTSALSQPLVPAAHAFQLQRAASLFDPPSAVPSAPAPLLPAGPSPFPSLPLAPAACIPPVLAPRRQPSPPGGKPKPRWVTFDDDLDFRPPTKGPQAPVLPASYLVPQILPSSFVFDSEPDWLTSAPSVFPTLPPPTPSRTVNSNAKPPGGPGSDCFPPRDPS from the exons ATGGCCTTCAGCAAGGGATATCGCATCTACCACaagctggacccccccccctacagtGTCATAGTGGAAACCAGGAGCCGGGAAGAATGCCTCATGTTTGAATCCGGCGCCGTCGCTGTTCTGT CGGCGGCAGAGAAGGAGGCCATTAAAAACTCCTACGCCAAGATCCTCGATGCTTATGGCGTCCTGGGCGTCCTCCGCCTGAACCTGG GGGACTCCATGCTCCACAGTCTGGTGGTTGTGACAGGATGCAGCTCTGTGGGGAAGGTGCAGGACTCTGAGGTTTTCAGGGTCACACAGACAGACTTTATATCCCTGAATAATGATCCAGGGGACGAAGACCGGATCGCTGAAGTGCGAAAGGTCTTGAACTCTGGACACTTCTACTTTGCCTGGTCTGCCACTGGTGTCAGCATGGACTTGAGTCTCAATGCACATCGCAGGATCCTAGAGGACACTACGGATAACCGCTTCTTTTG GAACCAATCTCTGCACCTGCACCTGAAGCACTACGGAGTGAACTGCGACGACTGGCTCCTGAGGCTGATGTGTGGTGGTGTGGAGGTCAGGACCATCTATGCAGGCCACAAACAGGCCAAGGCCTGCATCTTCTCCCGCCTCAGCTCGGAGCGGGCCGGCACTCGATTCAACGTCCGAGGAACCAACGACGACGGACAGGTGGCCAACTTTGTGGAGACTGAACAG GTTATTTTCCTGGATGACAAAGTCTCGTCCTTCATACAGATCCGTGGGTCCATTCCCCTTTTCTGGGAACAGCCAGGAATCCAG AAAAAGTCCATTAAGGGTGTTTTGTTGCACCTGAATGAGAATCGACGCCCTAATGGGATGGATGAGAACCCCCACCTG GTCGGTTCTCATCGTGTCAAACTCTCGAGGGGATTCGAGGCAAATGCTCCAGCCTTCGAAAG GCACTTTACAGCACTGCGGAGGTTGTACGGCAAACAGGTGATCATCAACCTGCTCGGGGGTAAGGAAGGGGAACACATGCTCAGCAAAGCTTTTCAG agTCACCTGAAGGCATCAGAGCACACGGCGGCTGTGAAGATGGTTAACTTTGACTACCATCAAAATGTGAAGGGGGGCAAAGCAGACAAACTCCACAGTGTCCTCAAACCTTACCTCACCAAGTTCATCGACGAGTGTGGCTTCTTCTACTACTCTGGAGAGACCGGCATTGTGAG GACTCAGGGTGGGACCCTTAGGACCAACTGCCTGGACTGCTTGGATAGAACCAACAGTGTCCAGGCCTTCTTTGCACTGGAG ATGCTGCCgaagcagctggaggaaatGAGTCTCACAGAGAAGCCCCAGCTGGTGGCCAGGTTCCAGGAGGTCTTCAGGACCATGTGGTCTGCCAATGGGGACTCCGTCAGTAAGATCTACGCGGGGACCGGTGCCCTGGATGGCAAGGCCAAG GCGGGGAAGCTAAAAGATGGCGCTCGCTCTGTGACCAGGACCATCCAGAACAACTTCTTTGACAGCTCCAAGCAGGAGGCCATCGACATCCTGAGGCTGGGCTCCACGCTCAACAGTGACTTGGCAGATAAGGCTCGGGCCTTGCTCACCACTTCCAGTCTTTATG TCACTGAGCCCATCTTACAATCAG CCTCCCCAAGAGTATTGCTGGGAATGTGTCAGAACCACCATAAATACACAAGGCCCAAGCAGATCCGGGTGTGCGTCGGCACCTGGAATGTCAACGGGGGTAAACAATTTCGCAGCATTGCCTTCCGCAACCAGACTCTCAACGACTGGCTGTTGGACGCTCCAAAGAAGGCGGGGCATCCTGAGTTCCAGG ACAGCAAAGCAAACCCCATAGATATCTTTGCCATCGGTTTTGAGGAAATGGTCGAACTAAATGCTGGAAATATCGTCAGTGCCAG CACTACGAACCAGAAACTGTGGGCCGCTGAgctacaaaaaaacatttcgcGGGACCACAAGTATGTGCTGCTTGCTTCAGAGCAGCTGGTgggagtgtgtctgtttgtcttcatccgCCCGCAGCACGCGCCCTTCATCAG GGACGTTGCTGTTGATACTGTCAAGACTGGCATGGGCGGGGCCACAGGCAACAAAGGAGGTGTGGCCATCCGCCTGCTCTTCCATACCACCAGCATCTGCTTCGTCTGCTCCCACTTTGCAGCCGGCCAGTCACAGGTCAAGGAGAGGAATGACGACTACAGCGAGATCACACGCAGACTCACCTTCcccatg GGTCGTCTGCTGTACTCGCACGACTACGTTTTCTGGTGCGGGGACTTCAACTATCGAATCAGCATGCCCAACGAGGAAGTGAAAGAGCTGATCAAACAGCAGAACTGGGATGCCTTGACAGCTGGGGACCAGTTGTTGGACCAGAAGAATGCTGGTTTG GTGTTCCGGGGTTTCATCGAGGGGAAGTTGGATTTTGCTCCCACCTATAAATATGACCTCTTCTCTGAAGATTATGACACCAGTGAGAAGTGCCGCACACCAGCCTGGACTGACCGCATCCTCTGGAAGAGGAGAAAGTGGAACTTTAACCAAACAG CTGAGGCGATGAATGTAGTAGGAGCAGCTTCTACATCTGGGGAGACCGACGACGATCCAGATAACCCCTGGAGCGCTGGCACTCTGAAGTACTATGGCAGGGCTGAGCTTAAGACCTCGGACCACAG GCCCGTTGTTTCCATAATAGACGTGGACATCCTGGAGGTCGACCCGGAGGCGCGGCACCAGGTCTACAAGGAAGTCATTGCCCTGCAGGGGCCTCCGGACGGCACCATCCTGGTGTCGCTCTGCTCCTCCGGCCCGGACGACTACTTTGACGATGCTCTCATAGACGAGCTGCTGGACAAGTTTGCTCAATTCGGAGAGGTCATCCTCATCAG GTTTGTCGAGGAGAAGATGTGGGTGACTTTCCTGGAAGGTTACTCTGCTCTCGCTGCGCTTTCTCTCAGCGCTTCCACT GTCCTCGGCAAGATGCTCGACATCCGTCTGAAGAGTCCCGGCTGGATCAAgagtctggaggaggagatgagtgTGGAGAGAATCTGTGGAAGCATCCCCACCTCTGCCAGCTCCACCCTGCTCGCCGAGGACACGGACATGGGCGATGATGATTATGACATGGAAG GGGATGTCGAagacgaggtggaggagatcCTCCCCCAGCATCTTCAGCCTGGAGCCGGCTCGGGCCCTGGatcctcccctctgccctccCCCCGCGGTAGTCCCtgtccctcccccacccacggAGAACCCGTGGCCCCCGGCAGGTCTGGTCGCGGAGGACAACCGTCCCGTCCATCACAAG AAGATTTAAGCCCGTCACCAGTGAGGAGAGAATTTCCAG gGCCTCCTGTTGACTTCCAGCCTGGTGCCCCCACATCTCTAGAGCCCAAACGCCCGCCCCCGCCTCGTCCCCACGCCCCCCCAGCCAGACCAGCACCTCCCCAGCGCCCACCGCCACCTTCAG GAGGCATGAGCCCTATGCCAGTTAGGAAGGGCTCTGCAG ACTGTGGCGAGTTTCCCAGCCCACTGTTTGGTAGGAGAGGCAGTCAAG GAGCAAAAAGCCCCGCTCTCCCTCGGCCAGATGCAG CTCGAGGTCAGGTGGCAGTGGGAGCTCCTGGACCTGGAGGTGCTCCCAGACCC AATATCCCTCCTCGAGCCGGGGTAATCAGTGTGCCTCCTCAGTCTCGCCCGCAACCTCCCTCTCATCCCGGAGCACCCAGACCCATCCCGGAGGTGCATCCCGGGGCCCCTCGGCCCATCCCAGACACCCACCCTGGAGCCCCTCGACCTGTGGCCACTGGCCAGGTCAAACCGACTGACCTTCCTCTGG GTCCCCCCTCCTCGGGCCCCCCTCCTGCAGAGCCCGCTGCAGCAAGACCCCAGGCTCCATCCCCTATGCAGGCACCCATGCAGCCCCAAAAAGCCGCCCCTACGGCTCAGGCTCCATCACCGATGCAGCCCCAGCCAGCCGCCCCTATGGGTCAGGCTCCATCGCCCATGCAGACGCCCATGCAGACGCCCATGCAGACGCCCATGCAGCCCCAACAAGCGACCCCTACGGGTCAGGTTCCATCGGCCATGCAGCCCCAACACGCCGGCCCTACGGTTCAGCTCCCACCACCGATGCAGCCCACGTACTCACAGCCACAGCAGGCCCCTAAAGCGGGGCCCCTCGCCGCCGCCACGGCTGGCTCTCCACAAGGTCTGTCCTCTCCTAAGGCCCCGCCTCGTTCCCgctcctctcacgctctgcCACCTGATGCTGCCAAGTCCGAGACGGCCCCGGCTATGCAG ACCAACGGACTGAATGGAATCCAAAGAGAAGCACAATGGAAGCCCGACCCCCTCGACACACTTGCTTctggtttcctctcctcctcctcctcctcgtcctcctcgttctcctcgtCCTGGCACACCACCCAGTCTCTGACCCGGGGCTCCTCCCTgcgctctcccccctctgctccctcgTCCACGGCCGCCGCCTcctgccctctccctccctccacctccttccatccctccgCTCTCTATCCGTCGTcgtccccctccttctccctttccaCCCCGTCCCCCGTCGTCGCCGCCTCCTTGCTCCCGCCTCCTCCGGCGCCGTCTCGCAGCCGCTCGCAGGAGACGCTGCGCGCCTCCCCCGGCCCCTTCCTGACCGACCCGCTGCCCGCCCGCCCGAACAGCACCAATCCCTTCACAGGCCCCGTGCCGCTTCAGCAGCACCGCCGCCCGCTCACGCCGGACTTCAGCGTCCAGCGTCCCGCCCCGACGCCCAGCGTTCAGAGGACCACGTCCGCTCTCTCCCAACCACTCGTCCCCGCCGCGCACGCCTTCCAGCTCCAGAGGGCCGCGTCCCTGTTCGACCCGCCATCCGCTGTTCCTTCGGCGCCGGCCCCTCTGCTCCCCGCCGGCCCGTCCCCTTTCCCCTCCCTGCCGCTGGCGCCGGCCGCGTGCATCCCGCCCGTCCTCGCGCCCCGTCGCCAGCCGTCTCCTCCGGGGGGGAAACCGAAGCCGCGCTGGGTCACTTTTGACGACGATTTGGACTTTCGACCTCCGACCAAAGGGCCGCAGGCCCCCGTCCTCCCCGCCAGCTACCTAGTGCCCCAAATTCTGCCCTCGAGCTTCGTGTTTGACTCCGAGCCCGACTGGTTGACCTCGGCCCCTTCGGTGTTCCCGACCCTACCTCCTCCCACCCCGAGTAGAACTGTGAACAGTAACGCGAAGCCCCCAGGGGGCCCCGGCAGCGACTGCTTCCCCCCCAGGGATCCCTCTTAA